TGGAGCATGTGGAACCGGATTACGCGGTTTTCCGCCTGGACATCCGGCCGGAGAGCAGAAATATCTTTGGAATGGTCCATGGCGGCGCGCTGTATACCATGGCGGATAATGCCGCGGGCAGCGCGGCTCACACAGATGGACGCAATTATGTCACCCAGAACGGGTCCCTGCACTTCCTCCGCAACCAGACGGAGGGAACGGTCCGGGCCACCGGACGGGTCCGGCACCGGGGCAGGTCCACAGTTTTAGTATCTGTGGATATTACAGGCCAGGATCAGCGTCTGCTGGCCACCGGGGAATTTTCCTTTTTCTGCGTAGAGCGATCAGGAAAGTCCTCCTAAATAGGTCATGCCCTGCATCTCAATGGATGCGGGGCATCTCAGGCTGGGGACGGCAGTTTCCCCCGGCAAAAGAGACCGTATTCTCCGGTGCGCTTCAAAGCGCCGGGGAACACCGGCCGGCCTCCAGACGAGCTGCCGTGAAGCGGCAGGAAAAAGCGGCCGTTCGTGTTTCATCATTTACCGTTTCAAAGACGGAAAGCCCCCGCATCCACTGGATGCGGGGGCTTTTTCAGCTTTGGAGTTCAGCAAAAATCTCTTGCGGCTTTCAGGCCATAGGCCGGCTCGGCGGTGAGAGCCGCCCGGTTGATGGCCCGGCCCATGCACTCGGTGACAAGGGCTCCAACGGCGTCCACGCCTACCTCCACCTCGCCGGAGGCCATGAGGAAGATAGTGTCGCCGTCGGCGGTGGAATGAACCGGCCGGATGGCCTGGGCAAAGCCGTTATGGGCAATACTGGCCAGCTTGTTGCACTGGCTCTTGTCCAGCTTGGCGTTGGTGATGACGCAGCCGATGGTGGTGTTTCCGCCCCACAGTGCCCGGTTGCGCTCAATCTCGTCATACATCACCTTGACGGTGTCCGCCATCGCAGACTTGTCCTCCGTGAGGAGGCCCGCCATCAGGTGCTTGTCGTCATAGTCAATGATGTCACCCAGGGCATTGACCGCCACAATCGCGGCACACTGCACTGCGCCCACCTGAGCGGCGTAGATGCCGAGGCCCGCCTTCATCATGCCGCTGGGCCCATGGAACTTGCCCACGGTAGCCCCGGTGCCGGCGCCCACGTTGCCCTCGGCGGGCTCCTGGCCGCTGTAGGCGTTGACGCAGGCGGCATAGCCCATGGCCTTGTCGG
This genomic window from Pusillibacter faecalis contains:
- a CDS encoding P1 family peptidase, whose amino-acid sequence is MKEIPVSQIKGFKIGHAQDLEHATGCTAILCEQGAWAGVDVRGGSPASRETELLRPVNTVQQINCVMLSGGSAFGLEAGDGAMQFLEEKGFGFDTGFGKVPIVCGASLFDLELVTNKVRPDKAMGYAACVNAYSGQEPAEGNVGAGTGATVGKFHGPSGMMKAGLGIYAAQVGAVQCAAIVAVNALGDIIDYDDKHLMAGLLTEDKSAMADTVKVMYDEIERNRALWGGNTTIGCVITNAKLDKSQCNKLASIAHNGFAQAIRPVHSTADGDTIFLMASGEVEVGVDAVGALVTECMGRAINRAALTAEPAYGLKAARDFC
- a CDS encoding PaaI family thioesterase, encoding MNELEETMRERLKKNQFMSYNHIELEHVEPDYAVFRLDIRPESRNIFGMVHGGALYTMADNAAGSAAHTDGRNYVTQNGSLHFLRNQTEGTVRATGRVRHRGRSTVLVSVDITGQDQRLLATGEFSFFCVERSGKSS